Genomic window (Chelmon rostratus isolate fCheRos1 chromosome 15, fCheRos1.pri, whole genome shotgun sequence):
CATAAGGTtccaaaaaaaggagaaaactaCTGAAATATgagtaaatacattttgtttgtcaaGTATATAATTCAAAATGTCTTAGGAAATAGACCTTTTCCATGTAGTCATTTATATAacactatttttatttattgaatttacagaaacTGTGCTATACTGAGACATGTATTTATAGTCATCTGGATATGAAATGACCTGTATTGGAAAATGAGATTTTGGTGATATTGCCGAGCCCTAGTACAACAGACAATTAATAATGACCTAATTGAATCAACATGTATAATAATGGTTAGTTGCAGCACTAAGTGGGAGCTAAACCATTTCTCAACCTGATGTGCGATATTCTTGTGCGTTTATGTCCCACCTCTGTGTCTTCTGTTCCTCGCAGTACTTATTCCGGCTTTCCTCCTCCATGTCGAACAGTTTCGATTCGATAGCTCCACTCACAGGAATCACCAGAGCACCGGGGTCATGAGCATCTACCCACTCCTTGATTTTCACCAACCTGAGAAAAGCAGGCAACAGAGTGAGTTGGTCTGACTCTAACAGTAGCAGCATACTTCTACAAAAAAAACGTAAGGGACATGCACTGAAGGGAAACTTACcacttgttcttttttctgatGTAATCTTTCTCTGAGAGATTAACCAAGTAGATCATTGGCTTGGACGTCAGAAACAGGTATTTGTTCAACACCTCAATCTGTGGAGAAAGTTTAAAAGGGTACGAATCCCGTTTAGTTCTCAGTTGAACAGAATTTATCCGGTGGCACCACACTGATAATGTGTATCTTATCCCAGAGAGTCTTAAAACCTGCTGATGCCATAATGGCCAATCAGACTCCTCTGTCCATCAGGGAAACAAGTGGCGACCACAGTGCAAGCAAAGTCACAGCAGTCACTGggtttttatgtgcattttaaatgtgtgtagtagaaaaaagaaagtgaaaatggcagaaatttcatccaaaagacaacaaaacacttGACTGAGATGAAAAAGTTTGGATGTAAAACAAGTGAGGATGCAATTAAGGCTGACAGAAACTATTAACCAACTACACTGACAATACATTGTGCCTTTCCCCACTGATCCATACAGCAGCCTAGTTTAGGAATATTCCACCAAACACTTGTAGACATACTAGCCCAACACACAAACCCAttcaagcacatacacacacatacacacacatacatcattACCTCTTTGTCATTCCAGTCATGGTAAAATCTGAcgtgtttcttctcctcccctATCCACTTTCTTATTTTCACCAAGATGTCCTAAAGGAAGAAGCAGTGGCATCATGAACACAGACTGATTTACAGATTAacagcacagtcacacaaatgTGAAACAGGCTGCAAAGCTGATGTACAAAAACACTTTACTCACATATTCAGGCTTGCGTGTTTTGTCACTTCCTCTGACGGCAGTTTTCTCAAGTTTTTCGATGACTGGAGCGATCATTTCCTCGTCCTTTAGTCGCAGCTCCTCGTGGATGATCTCGATGTCCCTCACTGGGTCAACATTACCCTCCACGTGGATAATATCCTCATCATCAAACGCACCTAAAGGACATAAGTACTGGCAGATATAGTCAGCCTGTTACAAATATTCACACATTCTGAGCCCCTGATTTTACATGCCATTTTCTCACAAATGCCAAAGCTTTCACTCTAAATTCTAGCTTTAGGAAAGAGGTGCTTCTGTTATACCTTACTTTGATAAATGTTATCATGTTTTCCTACCAACCCATTTTTAATTATCGTGTTAAACCCTATCTAACTGAAAGCAGACATATAAGACATACACTTAAATGTTTGTTATATGTTATATTTGCTTATATATCATAAATTGGCAAAATTGTGTTTAAATCAAGAATGACCTTATCTTACAATAAGTACGGCCTTGTTACCCTTTAAGAAGTGTAGTCATGGCTCTTAACTTGTCCTCTAACACCTGTCTACTAAACTCAGTTGTTACAACAAGGCAGCTGCAGGCAATACAAGTGACAACTCACGAGTCATGTGGAAGATGCCATCACAGGCATTGATGTGGGAGAGAAAGGCATTTCCAAGTCCCTGTCCTGAGTGAGCTCCCTTCACCAGACCAGCAATGTCCACAACGTTAAGAAAAGCTGGGACCTTACTGAAGAGACATAACAGCCAGACCAGGAGTCAGTGATACAGAAATCCATGGATGATGGACATATTACAACAACTGTGAGGAGGCACTGACATAGCACACACCTGGCTGGTTTGTGGTATTGGCAGAGGAAATCAAAGCGCTCATCAGGGACAGGTACCCTGCTCTCATTTGGGTCAATTGTGCAGAATGGGAagttctctgcagcagcttggcTTTTGGTCAGCACATTGAAAAAGGTGGATTTCCTGCGGTGGACAGAGTCAGGAGCgtgtcagcagcagagtccAATATTTGTTCATGCACTCACACAACAAACGTGATTTCCACGACGACAATTACACGTACATACCCGACATTAGGTAATCCCACAATTCCAATTTTCAGAGAGGTTCCAAATCGTCCAATCAATGGAGGTGGTTTTGGGGCTTCTCCCTTTTTGGGGGGCATCTGCGAGAGTTACAAGAAGTTGTACAACATCACCACATGTCAAAAGTATTTCCCCAAAGCCAAAGCCGGGCTTATTTGTCACCTCAGTCCAGCTAAAAGTTAGGtctgggcatttttttttttaccaagtaCCTCCATCCTATTAAGCTAGCTCCCCTGAAAACGTGTACAAGCAGCTCCAGTCATATGCTCATTCAAAcacagcatgctaacgttagctaatggTTAACTGGAACCACTCCTAGCTACCTGTTAGCCAGGATATCTGACTGAATAGATACTACCGTCTGCATTTTCTCGCCAtaacaaatacacagaaagcTGTTTGGCTGAGAAACTTCCTCTTTTAGTACCTTTATGTCTTTTATCAGCCTATAGTCTACGTGGTGCTCCAACCTCAGATAGCTGCTCACACTAGCCACTCCGGTGGAAAGACAGGTTAGAGAGCAAAGCGGAAGTGTTTTGACGTGAGGCCCCTGTGATTGGTTGGAGAGAGAGCTGGGACGGCACGTCAGACACGTAATAACTGACAGACTGcatcacattatgtttttaaGTCATACATTTTTCCTGTGATACATTTGTTGTCTTCTTAGGCTGTAATGTTAGTGAATAAACGGGTTGCTTCTTTTAGTCAACTTTACTTCCTGCCTTTCCGCGGTGAGTCGTCGCTAGAGGTCGCCTTTTTATAGGATGCACGCATACGTTCTGAGCACTATAATGACTTCTCATCTATGTTGGCTTGATAATTGAAATTTTGAGTGCATTCTTGACTTAAGAAACAGCagttgacaaaataatctcaccaCAAGGGCCATTACTACTATAGTAGTGCATCAAGTGATCAGATACTGTAAGTGCTTCATATTATACATTACTTTcagtcagaaagtattgagcTTTCTCCTTGTTGAAAGGGCAAGAAACTCTCATATTGAACCCACAATGTCCTATAGGGCATTAACACAGCATTTCAGAGAGTATATGGGCAGCCTGCAGGCCATCATCTCTCATTTTCATATCTGAACGCTGCAGTATTTCTATTCTTGAACTATTTTCTGCATTTACTACTAACCAAACATTACCACTTGTTTGATGTGTTCAGGATGGATTGCATTAGCAAAAAAATTCATTGAGTTTTGAAAAGGTCCAATTCTGTAAAAGATTTTAATTCACCAAAACCTCATTCTATGACCCAACAGCACTTCATTTCTGGAAGATCACACATGCTCGGTGAGGCCcaagcaaaaacattttatttataaaatcaagcaaaaaaacTTTCCAATGTTTGATGGGACTTCATGGTACAACACCTGCAATATTCCTGTCTCTAAAGCCATGTGGCAATGTGACCATTACAGTCTATCACACTGTTCGAAAACAACAGAGCAAGTGACCCAGGTAGTTTTTTTATTGCTTATATACACAACCAAAAAGTATTTTCCaccagaaaaagacaaaattaaaaagaaacacGGCATTTAAAATAGTCAAAGAACAAACTAGGATCTTGATAGTTTGAGAAACCAactacatacaaaaacaaaatgagaaattgTAACTGCCACAGAAAAGTCTGTTGAGCAAAGCACAGACAAGCCAGCCCTTAGTAATTACCACTGCCAACAGGCTGTATCTTCAATACCTGTTTCTTAGCTGGAACAGAGATACCCAAAAATTACTACAAATTTCATTAAAAGTCAGTGGAAAAATTAGCCAATGAACAAATGCAGATGTGGAGAACTGCCTATGTCTACTTGAGCCTATTTTATGCCATTCAAGATTTTTGGCAAAACAATTTGTTCATGATTCTTCCaacaaacttgttttttaaCACACATAATATCGagtcaaaaaacataaaaagacaaacatccGAGCAATAATGCTGAATCTGTCAACGTCTCTTCTCTCGCTGCTCAGTAGTGACCTATGAAAAAAATGGCAGGGGAAGAGATTAAGTGCCAGActttatttcatattaaaatCATATTAGATGATCTAAACTGTTTCAGTGACAAAGTATGCATGCAGGTTACATAAATatcttcatttcaaatgaacTGTGAACAAGTCAATCTCATGGCCTAATGACAGAATGGTATAAACCTACGTGGTGAGTAGGACCGTGAGCGGGATCGTGAGCGGTACCCTCTGCTATAATAAGGAGAAGGAGATCTGCGTCTgtagggggggaaaaaaaacaacatcacaacCATGATACACACGGTGACAATCACACAACGAAATTGGACGACTTTGAAAGACACTTGGCCAGcttattttcagttattttttgtCTTGATCTTTGAATAACAGTAAAAGGTAAGAATATACTTATGATAGTCAATTAATCTTAACAGTAATCAGAGTACTCTATTCCgaaaaataatcaatagtcTCAGGTCTACCAGTGGTCAATGGAGATATTAGTCAAAACAGGCTACAGGACAAACAACTCTCACCTGTATGATCTGTATTCTCTGTCATCATAGCGGTCATAATCACGATCATAACCTCTGTCATAGCCTCTGTCGTAGCCCCTGTCGTAGTCTCTTGAGGTGCGCCGTGATGAACCACCACTACTACTaccgccaccgccgccgccgccaccaccaccgccgccgccgccgccaccaccactgtaaaaacacagaacagaaaaaagttCAGTGACACAATGGAagataccacacacacagtagtttatCTAAAATATctctgctgtaaaaacaaagttGCCTGGTTAATAAACACTCACTATGTCGGGCGTCCCATGTAGATTCCAGGAGTGGGAGTATGGGCTCGTTTTGTAATGGAGAAATCTACTCGGATCCTACGCCCATCAAGCTCCATTCCGTTAGCACGCTCCTTAGCCTAAAACCCACAACAGCACCGTTATATGATGGCTATCACTGCAAGCTGAGACTCCAGCCTAGACTGTAGTTACATTAATTACATGTTTACTATAAAAAAAGGTCACGTTTTACTTTCACATTCCTTTCTTTAAACACAACAATTTACCAAAGCCCAAAGGGATATTTTAAATTTGCTTACTTAATAGTGGAAACCCCTATTCAAACACTTATTCGCTTTGTAACTGGTGGCAAAGAGTCAACatcaaaaaatgttaaaactcaTATCAGTCTGATCTTCCTTACCTCCTTGGAGTCCTCAGAGTTTTCAAAGTAGACAAAGGCAAAGCCTCTTGAACGACGAGACTGCTGATCATACACGATGTTGACGTCACTCAAAGGGCCATACTTAGAGAAGACCTCCCTGAGGTCCCTCTCAGTGGTGTACAGACTCAATCCAAATACACCAAGACAGCTGTTGGGATCTGGGTTGGcctttgagaggaaaaacagaggagtgtaaaaatactgtgaGGAAATGACCTTCCATatccacattttattttttgtacagaCAGGAAATTCCTGAAGACTAGACATTAAGGGCTAATAATCATGATCCCATCAAACAACGAAGACAACATGAAATTGTAAGCAGAAACTACCATTACTTTCATTAgataacatatttttaaaaggTTATACAGAGATTTCACattcacaaactttttttttttaaaggttccCTCAGAATCCCAAACCAGCATGCAGTAGATGCACTAAACATATACCCTGTTGCCAATGTGTCTACGACGATTTGACATGGGGGAACGGCTATGGCTTCTTCGCCGGTGCCAGCTACGAGATCGGCTCCTAGAGCGGCGTCGGTGGGAACGGGAACGAGAGCGGGAGTGGTGTCTACGTGAACTTCGATGGGAACGGGACCTGAGGATagacataaaacaaaagaaggcATTTAGTACAGTGGGAAGATCCTATGACGGAGCCAGTCGCCTAGGTGTAGGCAATACACGGCGAGCACCCTTCATTAatcgacacacacactgacacacccaCTGTCTTTCTATCAAAACCAATATGTTAACTGAAATAGCTGCTAGGTACACCTTGATGGTTGAGAAAGCCTAACCCTTTCGCAATAAGGTCCTGTAAGAGTGACAGGATTACTGccacaaaacactaaaaaaggACCACAGCCCTCCTGATGGGGTCACTCAGGACGTGTTGCCCATAGTGAGACAAAGAATATGTTATGAAAGTGGACCAGTCATACCTGGATTTTGATCTGGATCGAGAACGAGATCTGGACCTGGAATGATGGGAGCTATCTCTGGAGCGTGCTGGTGAGCGGCTGGTGGATGTCGCTGAGCCCCGAGGGGACGCACTCCTTGAGCCAGGCTGCGAGTCCTGGACAGATCAGATAATGAGGTAAGAAACACTCAAAAGCCAAGTGTGTGGCAATCAAGAACAAAAGGGCCAGGAGGTGACTGGATTTGCCCTCTATGTGTCCCTTTCAGAAAGAGTTCATTATATTTTGGAGTTTAACACGTTTGACACTAAATATTTAAGAATTTGATTATATAAAGGTCACACattgaaacaaatatttgaaGTAGAAATTAATTTAGCTGAAATACTGAGACACAAAAAGATATGGAGGGATTGAACAGTTATGTTTCTgatacagagaggaaaaaaattgTGCATGCGtaagagaaagaaacaggatGAAACAGAGTAATAACATAGAAGGCTGTTAGGAAATTACTCATACCCTGGTAAACTTCTGACCTTAACTTCATAACTTCTTAAACTTCATTACTTCAAAACAAcccttcatttcttctttcttctgtttgacATTACgacttcttttttcctcctcttcccccatTTACCATCTGCCATTACAACACTAGTAGTGGGGACAGATCTTGACCGCTTCTTTTCAGCATCCAATACATTAGCATGCATCAACACCATCAGCTTCAAATATTAACAACTTCACATCTGACACGTCTtcagcctttttctttcttccaacCTCAACCttaacaaagaacaaacaaggGTGATAAGGCATGTTGGTTTCTGTAAGAACCAAAAAggtacacagaaaaacagcaaaaccaaGAACAACATAGATTAGCTGAATACACGTTTGTTTGTTAGCTTGCTATGGTCTTGATTGGTTCTATACTAGTATACCATGACGTTACACcgataaaatgaaaaaaaaaatcaaataaactgACTAGAAGtcaatatttaataataaatagtaaAGTATCCATATATTTTAATAGTTCGCGTTACGTAAACGCCATGTACCGAATTAGCGACAGACTCAGAGTAGCATGGCCTGGCGGCGGCAACATCCGTCGTTTCCTTTGTAGGCCGCATGCTATAAATTAGCAAAGGTTACGAGTATCGTTATATAGCATACTTACATTTAACTACGATACGCTCACCTAGCTAAGCACTTTTCTATCTACTCACTAAAAAGCTACGGCCAGCCTTCGATAAAGCAGACTTATTTGGCCAGATTTCTAAATATTTCCTTTAACTGGCCTGTAAACGCAGAAAACGGCTAAATTAGCTTGCTAACCTTAGCTATCTGGACGTCTTTCGAAccgtttttttttaaatataattaaaactCACCTGCTCCCTGAATTCTTTCTCGTTGTCGCTCATATTTAATGTAACTACACAGCAGATGGGGGGAAAGTACGTAGTACGCTGTCTGTAACGACTGCTTCCACTGAATCGTGTGTCGAATTTAACGTTACCGCAAAGCAAACCGGTTTAATCTGAACTTCTTTTTCTACTTTGGGTTTTAATGGCGGTCGGCAAACGAGTTTACAGGCAGATTACTGCCGCCTACTGGACTGGAGTGTAAAGCGGTCGATTGTCTGGACGGGGGAGGGGTTCGCAGAACTTCGCAAGCCATCAGTACTTGTTTGACAGTATCAGTGTGTGAATAGGGGGGCTTGCCTGTTACATGGAGCGTTTGATTGAAACCTATATGTCCTGTTTTCCAGGCAGATAATTTTTACGTACTTGCTCAATGTTCTAGTGATACTGTCTATGTCTGTATTCCACCAACAcctacatgtttttttaatactgtagtcaacaaaacaaatgtttagaCAATATGTCCACCTTCTCATATTCCTCCACCCCTACATGAGCAAGAACCCAAAGGAAGGAGATATTCAGTCCCCTATAATGTAGCCTGAGCTACCGTT
Coding sequences:
- the LOC121618068 gene encoding obg-like ATPase 1, which gives rise to MPPKKGEAPKPPPLIGRFGTSLKIGIVGLPNVGKSTFFNVLTKSQAAAENFPFCTIDPNESRVPVPDERFDFLCQYHKPASKVPAFLNVVDIAGLVKGAHSGQGLGNAFLSHINACDGIFHMTRAFDDEDIIHVEGNVDPVRDIEIIHEELRLKDEEMIAPVIEKLEKTAVRGSDKTRKPEYDILVKIRKWIGEEKKHVRFYHDWNDKEIEVLNKYLFLTSKPMIYLVNLSEKDYIRKKNKWLVKIKEWVDAHDPGALVIPVSGAIESKLFDMEEESRNKYCEEQKTQSVLTKIIKTGYAALQLEYFFTAGPDEVRAWTVRKGTKAPQAAGKIHTDFEKGFIMAEVMKYSDFKEEGSESAVKAAGKYRQQGRNYIVEDGDIIFFKFNTPNAPKKKP
- the LOC121618285 gene encoding transformer-2 protein homolog alpha-like isoform X1 translates to MSDNEKEFREQDSQPGSRSASPRGSATSTSRSPARSRDSSHHSRSRSRSRSRSKSRSRSHRSSRRHHSRSRSRSHRRRSRSRSRSWHRRRSHSRSPMSNRRRHIGNRANPDPNSCLGVFGLSLYTTERDLREVFSKYGPLSDVNIVYDQQSRRSRGFAFVYFENSEDSKEAKERANGMELDGRRIRVDFSITKRAHTPTPGIYMGRPTYGGGGGGGGGGGGGGGGGSSSGGSSRRTSRDYDRGYDRGYDRGYDRDYDRYDDREYRSYRRRSPSPYYSRGYRSRSRSRSYSPRHY
- the LOC121618285 gene encoding transformer-2 protein homolog alpha-like isoform X2 — translated: MSNRRRHIGNRANPDPNSCLGVFGLSLYTTERDLREVFSKYGPLSDVNIVYDQQSRRSRGFAFVYFENSEDSKEAKERANGMELDGRRIRVDFSITKRAHTPTPGIYMGRPTYGGGGGGGGGGGGGGGGGSSSGGSSRRTSRDYDRGYDRGYDRGYDRDYDRYDDREYRSYRRRSPSPYYSRGYRSRSRSRSYSPRHY